CTCCAATTGGCGGAGCAGGTGCGGGAGAATCCGAGAGTCTGATCGATCGCCCCCTATGCTAGGTGAATGAAGCTCTTCGCATTCGTTCGTGAGCGCCAGTGGATTCCAGTTACCGGCTACCTGATCTACGTGGCGGCGCTCACGGCGGGATACTACTACAACCTCACCTTTGTCCAGTTGGGATTGACCGATCTCGGGACGCGAGAGATCGGGATGTCCCCCGAAGATGTGTCGATAGTGATGGCCGTACTGGCGCTTCTCACACTCGTCGCCGCCGTCGGCAGCGGCCTCGTCATGGATCGGCGTGGCTGGAGCACCGATCTGTACGTGAAGTTTCGCCTGCTCTTTCTGATTATCCTTGTCCAGCTGTTGCTGACGATCGCTGCCCCGTTCGTGAGTACAGTCGAGGGGTTCGTGCTGTGGGTCGTCGTCTGTTCGGCGACGCTCGGACTCGGCATCCCGGTGACGTTCAGTTTCATGCTCGATTTCATCCCCATCAGAGACCGGGGGTACGTCGCCGCGACCGTGGCAGGCCTCTCATTTTTCGTTGCGGCACTGTATCCAGTCGAGTGGCGGATTGACGAGTTTAGCCTCGTTATGAGCGCGATGATGGTTCCAGCAGTGCTGGTTCTGGCCGTGCTTTCGGTAAAACGGTTCGCGTTCGTCGATGTTCTCGCCAGCCAGCATGAACGAAGTACGTTCGGAACCGGGCGATTCTGCCGGCCGACGCCCGTTCGAACGCTAAGCGTCGCGTTGTGGGGACCGATCCTGTTGATGTTCGGCGTCTTCTTCATCGATAGCCTGGGCTTTCTCCGGATCATCGAGGAACCCCTTTACATCTACACGTCGTGGCAATCACCCGACCTGAGCGTCCGGTTTTTCATCGCCGTCTTCCATATCGTCGGGGCGGTCGCTGCCGGCGTTCTGTATACGAACTTCGATCGGAACTGGGTGTTCCTGTGGGTGTTCGGCCTGTTCGCGTTCACGCACCTGCTGTACGTCTTCGACGTCCGGTTCGGCGTCGGCGAGACGCCGGCGCTTATCCTGCCGATGTTCTACGTGCTCGCGGTCAGCTTCTACACGACGCTCAACTTCGCGCTCTGGCCGGATCTCTCGACCGCCGAGACGATCGGTACGCACACGGCTCTCGGCGTCGGCATCGCGGGGTGGCTGGCGACGTTCATGAGTACCGCGCTGGCGCTCTACTCCGAAGGAATTGAACTCCCGCTCGGGAGTCATCTGACGTACGTTAACACGCTGTCACTGCTGTTCGTCGTCGCGCTGCCCGTACTGCTATACGTCCATCGAATGTTCGAGTTAGCACGTGGAGAGGCAGCGTCATGAACCTGGAACTCATTCCCCTCCTGATCATCGTACTGCTCATGATCTCGGCAGGCGGGGTGGACGTTGAAACCACCGAGTTCGTCATCGAGGGCAACCACGAGATCACCGAGCATCGGGGCGCGTTGATCGTCGGCGACGCGGCCGTCACAATCCCTGATGACGAAACGATCTCCGGACCGGTCTACGTCATCGGCGGCGAGCTCCAGGTTCAGGGCACAGTCGAAGGCGACGTGACGCAACTCTCCGGGTCACTCGCCGTCGAAGACGGTGCAGCGATCGACGGCGAACTCCAGCACATCGGCGGGAGCGAGGAGGTGGCAGACGAAGCGGCCATTGCTGAGCGAACCCCCGTCGAGTTTACTCCGGCCGAACCCGGTCCGGTCGCCGCGTACACACCGGTCGTTCTGACGACCCTGATCCTGTCGCTCGTCGGGGCATGGCTGTCCCGAAAGCGACCAATGTTGCTCGAAAATATCGGAACGACCGCGCGAGACCATCCGGTGATCTCCCTCACTGTGGGCGCACTCCTCTCCGTAACGTTCCTGGCCGTGTTCGTGTTCATGGCGTTTACCCTGATCCTTCTTCCGGTGAGTATCCTCGGCCTCCTGATCGGACTTGTGGCGATCGCCTACGGGATCATTGGGCTGGGATATCTTGCCGGAAAGCTGTTAGACATGCCACGGGTTGGGCTGGCGACCGGACTCGGCGTCATCGGTATTATGGTGTTATTGCAGGTGGCCGGCGCGGTTCCGATTCTCGGAGATCTGATCGCGGGCGGGCTCCTTCTGATCGGCCTCGGGGCCGTCGTGGTGACGTACTTCGGGCTCCAGAAGTTCGAACCGGTATCGCTGCCTGAGTGACGACGACCCTGGTGCTTCACATTCGGTGGATTCAGGCTCAACCTACGAGTGGATGACTTGTCATCGTCCCTTCGATTTTAAGTCCAATCCACGGGTGAAAATAACTAACTCACGGGTCTTCTGGATCAGTAAATTCGGACTCGTTAGATTCGCTCGTCTTGTCAACATCGGTTTTCATTGGACGCATTGGGCTAACCATGTCGAACGGAGGGGCCACTTTCCGCAACCACAATAGGGGCGAAGGAGACGGTAAGGCGTAAGGCCGGTTAAGAGAGTTTATTCCATATGGGCGCCGCAGGGGCCAATCACGTTATCGAACGAGGAGACACCTACGACCATGACCGCTATGGGGTAATTGAAACCACAGTCATTCGGAAAGGAGTCGATGGAGTGGATTCAACTCGCCAGTCCAACGAGAACGAAACCTACATCGTCCGATACGCAACCGAAGAAAATGGAGAACATATGGATAAACTCACGGATACGTTAGACGAGTTCCTCGAAGCGACCCAGTGAACCAATTCGTCCGACCTGCGAGAGGAATGCTGGGTCCTCTCCTTGCAGAATCTAGACGTGCTGTATTCACTATGCTGGTTTCGCAGACGACGGATAATACACTATCTGGCAGATATGCTATGATTTGTATTGAGGAATTAGCACACTCCGTAGATCGACCATTATTTCGTGATACATTCGTGCCCTGTATTCAGCAGCGTCTGAATTACCTACTAAAATGACGTCAGGACAAACGTGCTAAATATAGAGTAGACATGCCTGCGATAACGTCCTCCGTGTAATCGTTCCCGAATGTAAGAGGCGATCAAGACGGGCTTACTTCTTCGTGCCACCGCTGCATGTGGTCGGCGTGGGTATCGAGGTACGCACCGGCTTTGAAATGCGCGTCGTAGTAGTCCGTGTCGATATGATGTGCCTGGACGCAACCGGGCAGCACCATCGTCGGCACTGTCCCCGGGAATTTCCCGTGTTTGTCGTAGATGTACTGGGCGATCTCGCCGAGGCACTCGACCGTTTCGTCGTCGTATGGCTCGATCGAGCGCTTCACCGCCTCGCTGTCCTCCCACGGACCAGGCGTTGCCGGGTCGTAAGTGCTGCCCTGGCCGAACTTTCGCTCGACGAGTTCGTCGACCGCTGCGTGCATGTCCGGGTAGTACGGTGGACAGAGGCCCTCGTACCGGTCGTCGAGGCCCACGGGGTTCGGTACGGTCCAGTCCTCATTGTCGACGAACCGAAACCCGAGCCCGTCGAGATCGTCACGCATCGGGGCACCGAACAGGCTCAGTTCGTTGATCCCCGCGAAATACAATCCGCCGAGTCCCACCGCCTGCATCGTGAGCACCATGTTGTGTGCCATGAACGACAGCTCGGCACAGTTCTGTTCCAGGGTGGCGCGTTCGAGGAAGGACAGCGGGAACGCCTTATCGGCGTCCAACAACCCCGATTCGATGTACGGCCCGAGGTCGCCGGCCGGTTCCCCGATCTCGTCATCCATGATCACGTAGCCGTTCTCGACGAAAAGACAGAGGAGCGCCAGCATCTCTTCACTGGCGTCGCCGACGGGCATGAACAGCGTTGACCCTGGCGTGTTGGTCCACCAGTGGTTCGGCTCGAGGATGTGGCCGGATTCGGCGGGGATGTCCACCCGCTCGTCGGCGAGTTTCTCGGTGTGCGCTCTGGCCACTGCCATAATGCGTCCGGCGTCGTCTTCGAGGTCCATTGCCTCGCGGAGTCGACTCGGTTCGACGCTCCGGGTGTTCGTTAGGTATGTGCCGTCGTCGTCGGTATAGAACAGGACCGGTGTGCCGATCCCGGCTGCCGTCGGTGCCGTTCGACCGGTCAACCGGACCGAGAAGTCGGTGTGCCCGTCCGGCCGATGTGGGCCGAACGGAATCCCGTAGTGCCACCCGCTCACCCCGGTCCCAGCAGCGACGAGGACCGATTGCTCGAGGTCGGATAATGGAAGCGGGTCAGCGTCCGATTCGAACGCCAGCGGCCCCGACGGGATCGACAGTCCACGACCGAACCGACGGGATCGACGCCCGAAAATGGCCTGAAACAGTGGATACTCGAACAGTTCCGTAAGGGAGCGTGTGGTCTCAGGCATGATGACTCCTCAATGGCTTACCAGACATCGATTGTAGTGCGAGCGCTTGCAGGTCTGGCGATGTTCTGTCTACCATGGGTTAGTTGACCTCCATTCTACTATGGGTGCCAGTCACATAATGCCGCCCTATGAAACATTTGCAGGGGTTGAACAGGATGTGCTATTTGACCAGAGAAACGGTGTGCTAGGGATCGGTCCGCTAATGAACGATATGTGGCTTCGATTCAGCAGCCTTTGATGGCAGTATCTAGTTAGGCCAGTTTGAGGAACGAGCAGGTCGTGGAGTTAGTTTGGAATGATGCTCGCAGACTTGCTTAGCGAGACCTACGGAGTAGAATTTGATGAATGTTGGGAGCGCGAGTAGACGGCGACGCCCGTCAGGGTGTTCGCCGTCCGCCTCCATACGATCGGTTGTTCGCTTCGAGGGACACAAGCGATTTTGGCTTTGTTGAAACCCTCAATCGGTGATAGGTTTCAGCAGCCGTGCTGCATACAGCGCACGATTGTGCCACAGACTGCGGATTTCTATTCAGAGGTGCTGGTCATTCAGTCCAGACAAAGTATTGCGACAGGCCACTAACATTCACCCACATTGGCGACTTTTGTAACGGTTCCTAATAGGGTAGGGTCTCGACTTTTATATACAGAGCACCATCAACGAATCAACATGAATACGCAGGATGTCCACGAGATCCTGGCTAATGGTGATCGGCAGCACATCCTCGGTGAACTTTTCAAAAACGACGGATTTACCACAATTCCTGTTCTCGCTAAACGACTAGCCGACCACTCGGAGACTCGCGTAGAAACCAACAAGGCGCTCGAAAACGCAAAGATCAGGTTAGTGCATAACCACTTACCACGGCTGGAAGATTACGGAATAATCGAGTACGACAGCAGAAGCGGAGATGTAGTACTTACCGCCTCTGAGGCGAGAAAGTCTCTACTTGATAGTGCAGAGGAGCTAGAAGCCATGTCTCCTGAAACAGCGGAATCTTTCTGACCGATATTTTAGTGGCGTAGAATCCCATCTTGAGGGAGCGAAATAAACACAATCGCCATGTTCTATCCACACTCTGAGTCGGTCACGTCGCCTCTGACAAGAATTGGGTAGTTCGTTCAGTGCGTGCTAAATAGAAACCGCGAATGTAGTACAAGACCGGCCCAGTTGGGAAGGTAGTGATGGTTCAGTACAGTGGCAGGACTAGTCACTCTAGGCTTTCAATCGCCTTAAAATCCGATCCTCCACAGGTACAGCCACTTCTTCCAGAGAGTTTAATGGGTCCATCAACCAACCGTTTTCCTGAATGCACCTTTCCACAATGAGTACACATAGCGATGACTACATTTCTGGTTTTTCCCATCGGTATAACTGAAAGTACTACGGACCTCCTAATTAGTGTTAGCCAACGTTCACGACACCATGAACGGGCATGAGATTTCGGATACTGAGTGGCAGAACTCAGCCAAAGCCACTTTCCAGACCAGCCTGGCGTGCTGAACTTAAGGCGCGAATGTCGCATGAGATTTGGCTCGATTGTGCCGGTGGTGATCGTTCAGTACAGGGGATTCATTTATCGGTGCAGGCAGCGTATCGTTCATTATGCCTGAAGAAGTCCTGTTCAAATCAGAGAGTGACCAGACCCGAGAAGACATCGCCTCGTATCTCCGCAGTGTCGCTGATAAGCTCGAACAAGGGGATACAATCACACTCAAATCCGGTTCCGAGTCCGTGACAATGGAACCGCCATCACGCCCGACGTTTGAGGTCAAAGCCGAACGCGAAGGGCCAACGGACGGCCCCGGAGAATTGAGTATCGAGTTCGAACTCGAATGGGACGAGAACGGCAATGAGGGGGACGGCGGGAGCGGTCAGTTAGAAATCGAGTGACTAGTTCGCAGCCGTATGTAGCGGTTGGTTCCGGTTTGAGTGCGTGAAATAAATAGCGCCACCGTACTGCATCCATCCTCTGTATCTCGCACACTGGTTCAGGGCAGCTATAGCCTCTGGAATACTATTATCGGAATGGTGATGTCGTTCGCTGGGAAGATTCTGTGACTGCGACCGAAATGTTCGAGTCCAACTGAACTGGAGAGGCGGCCAACTGTAATTAGCTCTTGAGTGAGTCCGTGGCCGATTGTGAATCCGCTTGTGGGCTAGTGGCTGGGTCGGTAAGCTGAACCCCACCAGAGCTGCTGATCTGAACTGTATAGCCGCAGTAGTCAAATTGGATTGTCCCATTTGCTCGGCTCCGTTTGGAAGTTGACTGGAACAAGGAATCGAGCGCCTCTGGGTCGATGACAGAATGAAGCGGTGGCTCGAGTTCTACTGGATCAGTTCGTTCCCGCTCAGCAACTGCTTCGATAATTTGAAGGCTTAGTGAGTTCCCTCTAGCCATACAATAGCATTCAGAAACAAAGCGCAAGAACATTCTGGATACTCTCCAACAGATATTAGTATATATTTTGTGAGTCGATATAGCACGTGAATTGGGGCGAATAATTCACCATGATTAGTTTGAATCAAATGGTGTTGTCGTGCAGAACTCATCTTCTGTATTCAGCAGTCCCTTCCTCTCGGAATCACTGACATTCGCCCTCCTTGAATGCAATAGTGAGCCCTCGTTCGAGTTTGTGAACGACACACTTGATGACGAGTTCCCGGAACTGCTTCCACCAGAGACGTGACCGCACGAATGCACCGAATTTCTGTTTGATCGCCGCGTTGACTGTCTCGTTCATGTTCCGCTGATGGTAGAGATCGCCATCCAGCCGTGCATTCCACGCTTTGTGGAGTGAGATGAACTCACGATGCTTTATAAGTGGTCGAATATCGTGGTCGCTGGCGAGTCGCCGGAGCTTCTGGTCGTCGTATCCCTTATCACCGGTCAAGACCGCGATGGACTCTGCGTTCCGTTTCACTACCTGTGGCGCAATCTGCGTATCGTGCTTTCGCGTTGTCGTCACGTGAACATCGAGAACAGCATTGGTCGCTGTATCGACCAACAACGTTGTCTTCAACTGCTGGATGGTGAGGTTCGTTCGCTTCGTATAGTGTGTTGATGCATGCGCCCGCTCGAATCCGGAGGCATCAATGCTGGTGACACCGTTCAGCGGCAAGTCCGAAAGTGAAACGTTCAGCAGCACCCGCCAGACGGCCATCTCCAACCGGTCGAACGCCTTGCAGAGTGTCGAGGGTGCGGGGATCGAATCGAGATCGAGGGCGTCACGAATGCGAGGCATCTTGATGAGTTCGTCAACAAGGTCGCGGTATGTGGTTGTCTTCTTCACTTTGAGACAGAGCAGGACGACATGTTGGCGGAGCGTGAACCGTTTCCGTGAGTAGCGTGTCGAAAACCGTGCCACAGCACGGCGAGCCAGCATCATAGCCCGTTCAACGAATCGAAGGAGTCGTGACTTCGGGAGAGCAACCATCTTCCTCCAGCTACTCACCAGTCATGTTTGTCAGCAAGGGTTTCAACAAGGCCGCGATTTACCGATTGATCGGCGTTGAACGGTCTTACCAAGCCATCTGGCAGTGGGTGCATGACTGGTTGATAGTTGACAGACCCACGGAGGGCGAAGCCCTCGTGGGTTGCGGTTGATGAGACCGCTATCAATATCAACGGTGACTGACCGTGGGTGTACGCTGCAATCGATCTCGACTCTCAGTTGCTCCTCGATGTCGCAGTCTTTAGACGACGAGGCACCGATCGAGCCGTTGCGTTCCTGTATCGATTGACTGAGAAACACGAGCTCTCTGACGCTGTGTTTCTCGTCGATTGCACGGGTATCTGACTGCCCTTTCCCGATTAGACTCGAGAGGTCACCTCGACTACGTCGAGCGAGACCTGATCAAGAAGTGGTTTCACACGCTGACGATACGGGTTGACCGCTTTCATAGCCCGTAGGTGGGCAGTCAGGCGATCGTCAGAAGTTGGCTTGAACAATTCGCACACTACTACAACACGCAACGACTGCATCAGTCACTCAACAGACAGAATCTAGTAGGGGAGTTAAACTAGATAGTGCCAAGAATAGGTTCGTGTCAAAGTAGAAATAGCCGGTGATCGAAAGGAGAGGTAGATGCCCCACACCCGATTAAAGTTCAAACTCCCGGGGGGCGCGTTCGAGTTTTCAACCGACCATCCTGACGAGGAATTCCGGATACTCGCTGCCTTCCCCATAGATGATGAACTCTTCGTCGCGTTCGAGGCACCAATAGAGAACCATCAAGCCGTCCTTCGCTATTTTGATGAAACTCCACTTTCCTATGACGTGCTCCACACTGACGAACAGTCCGTACTGCTCCAGTATGAAATGCCGTTCATTCCACCACCACTTCGCGCAGTCTTGGCCTCTGGGAACCTCGTGCAATTTCCGCTCACCCTCCGGGATGGATGGATAGCGTTTGACCTGACAACCTCTCACGAGCGGCTATCGATGCTCAAAGCTGAGTTCGAGGACGCTGGCTTCACGTACGAGGTCGTCTCAGTCACACAATCGACCCAACCGACCGATCTGTTGACCGACCGCCAACGGCGCTTCATGATCGAGGCCCTCCAGCGCGGCTACTACGACAGCCCCCGCGAGTGTTCGCTCACCGATCTTGCGGGTGAGCTCGAGGTTAGCAAATCGACGGCGAGCAGGGTACTCCACAACGCCGAAGAGACGGTCGTCAAGGAGTTTTTCGCAGAGCTGATTGAGTAGATTGGTGGGTATACAGGGACGGCCCAGGGCTCACAACAGCGGACGCCGAGGGCTGATTACGCTGTTTATTCCCCGAACCGACCGGTTCGGAATATTGGGTTCTTCACTCGGGGGCTATCTGACTGGTTGTTGGATGGAACATGTTGCAGTAAACCACCATCATCCGTTCTCTCGTGCTTAGATATATGGTTACGAGACTAGAGCCGATCGAGAAGCCCGATGGACTCAAAATGCGGCTCATCTACTGGATGATGCGACGAAAGTTTGGCAAGGTAATGATCCCGCTGAAGGTTGTGATCGCTCGCATGCCAGGGTCTCTGGGACTTATCCGCAAGCTCCAGAAATTCCACAAGAGGATTCCGCTTGACCCTGAACTCAAGCTCATGGTGAGGACGCTTATCTCGGAGAACAACGGGTGCGGCTATTGCTTGGATCTAGGAGAGTCGGAGGCAAACCGCGAGAACCTCGGGATGGGAAAGTTCAACGCGCTCGCGGAGTACCAGACGAGCCCGCTCTTTTCCGATCGGGAGCGAGCGGCGCTGGCGTATGCGGAGGAACTCACGCGCCACAAGAACGTTTCCGACGCTACGTTCGAAGAGCTCCGCAAGCATTTCAACGATCGGGAGATCGTCGAAATCACGTGGCTGAATGCGATGCAAAACTTCACTAACCTCGTTACTATTCCGCTCGAAATCGAATCCGATGGTTTGTGTGCGATTGCTCAGTCGGAGATACAGATGGAACATGATGAACGATCGCCCATGCAAAACGCACGAGAATAAACCATGGCACTCACCTTGTCCACTGCTCACATGGGTGTCACTATCCTGACCATCGTCGCTGTCGGCATTTCGGCAGTAGGCTTCTTTCGCCCTCCTGAGGTTCTCCTCAAAGACATGGTCGAGGTAGACGTGAAGGAATCCTGGCTGCCCATGCTGGGCACTCTGAAAGCGGCGGGCGCGCTCGGACTGCTGATCGGCATCGGCGTGCCAATCCCATCGATCGGGACGGCCGCCGCAGTCGGCCTCGTTGTGTACTTTGTCGGTGCCTCGATCGTCCACCTGCGCGCTGGCGATTACTCGGTCAGTGGGCAGCACGTGTTCCTCCTGTTGGCCGTGGCCACACTGGTGTTGGACCTGGTTTCGTGAACCGCCCCTGAGAGTGGTCGTCGGTAACGTGCAAAAATAGAGGGACTCCGACTTGCTCTACGAGGATGTGGGTGACGGGAGGGATCCTGAAACGACCGACAAACTCGTCCACGGTACTTATCGACTTAATTAGCCCACATCAAGTTGTCTGCCAGTAACCCGCGCTCTCGGGCTTGTTTAAATGCGTGAGATCGATCTCGAGTGAAAGTAGCTACTTGTCTCGATGAATGACGAGCCGTCGTAACCGTTTCCAAAGCGAGGGAGTGGGCGTAGAATCAGACTTGTCGATTTTTCCTGTAGAGATATTCGTTTTCCTCGTATGTTCGTTTTCTCTGTCTTCGATAGTCACCTTCAACTCACTAATGCGCTGGTTCTTCTCCTCAAGCGCCTCCTCAAGGTTTCTCACTTGCTTTTCTAGGATCTCATTTTTCCGCGCGAGATAATACATCTCTCGATCGTTCTCCGTCCTCACTCTTGTCGACTCAGACGTCCCTCTCGATCTACCCTTCGCCGTTGCTTCCTCTTGGGCACCTGACTCATAGTACTCGGTCGTGTGCTCGACAGCACGCTCGAGCGTCCGTTTGCCGTACGTCGTGCCATCTCCATAGTGGACGGCATCCCATTTGGGACGAACGAGCCCCGATTGGCGAAACAGTCGATCCATCTGGTTCTGGTTGCCGCCAGTCCAAAACGCCAGCAAACAACAAAGGGCCATATCAGCCTCAGAGTGGCTATCGTATCCGACAGTCGATCCGTTCCAGAGTCTCTCAAACTTCTCGTTATTCGAGGCCGCTCGGGCCTTTTCTAGTAACTCCTCATCTGACAGCGTGAGGCGTGATTTTCTCCTCTCAGCCCTTGCACTCGAGTTCCCATCTCCACTCGAGTCTCGCTCGACGTACTCACGATGGATCTCCTCGAGTTCTGCCTGTCGGTGCTCGATCTCTGTGGGCAAGCCAGGAACGCGATCCCCAGTGACGGTGAAATATCGGGCATGATCGTAGAGTTCGATCTGCCCACGTCTGTTTCGCCCACTGGGTAACGTGCCCTCGACGAGTACGTGATATCCTGTTCCCGATGGGGAGACTTCGGTATACGAATCGAGTTGTTGCACAATCGATTTGATCTCGGTGTCTGGACGCCCTGTCTCGGGATCGCGACAATCATCTAGGTCGATCCCAACGAACGGGTCATCAGGAGTGAACACGAAGCCAATTCCATCTGCTATTCCAGATTGTGAATACGTGAGGACGCTGTCGAAGTCACTCCAGGTAGTGTTGTCTGTCGAGGAGGCGAACGAACCCGTTTTCGGATCGATTGGTACCTTCGTGGATTTTCCGTCGCGATCTTCGCTTCGCCAACAGAGCCACTGATCTCGCGCTCGCAATTTCTCCGGGATGGATCCTTCTATCATCTTCTCAGTCTGAGACGGCGTTATCTCGCTGACCGTCACCCATGGTGCGGTCAGCATCAAACTCCACAGTTCGTTCGGCCGCTCCTGGAAGGTCGCTTCGAGTGTGTGCCTTCGGGTCGAAATCGATCACAGTCGCCTCGTTCTCCATCGCGCGCACTTCGATACCGCGCCATTCACCGTCGACGCCGACGAGGGCTTCTGAATACCCAGTCCGATCGTTACCGGGGACGGCTTCCTGGACGAACCGCATCTGTGCCGAGTTCAGGCCAAATTCTTCGGCCCATTCGTGATCCATACCGTCGAGGTGGTGGAACTGCTTGATCGCACACTGGTCGATGATCGCCTCCGATTCGGGATGTTGAAAGAACTCGTCGACGGTCTGAGTGAGAAGCCGAATCGACAGGTTGTGGTGGCGGTGATGGCGAAAGACTACCTCGAGATATTCGAGACTCGCCGCATCCTGCATGATATATCGCGCTTCGTCGATGACGAAGACGACCTCTTTCTCGGTCTCTTTGG
This region of Natronosalvus halobius genomic DNA includes:
- a CDS encoding DUF7344 domain-containing protein is translated as MNTQDVHEILANGDRQHILGELFKNDGFTTIPVLAKRLADHSETRVETNKALENAKIRLVHNHLPRLEDYGIIEYDSRSGDVVLTASEARKSLLDSAEELEAMSPETAESF
- a CDS encoding amphi-Trp domain-containing protein; the protein is MPEEVLFKSESDQTREDIASYLRSVADKLEQGDTITLKSGSESVTMEPPSRPTFEVKAEREGPTDGPGELSIEFELEWDENGNEGDGGSGQLEIE
- a CDS encoding HalOD1 output domain-containing protein, whose product is MFLRFVSECYCMARGNSLSLQIIEAVAERERTDPVELEPPLHSVIDPEALDSLFQSTSKRSRANGTIQFDYCGYTVQISSSGGVQLTDPATSPQADSQSATDSLKS
- a CDS encoding IS5 family transposase; translation: MVALPKSRLLRFVERAMMLARRAVARFSTRYSRKRFTLRQHVVLLCLKVKKTTTYRDLVDELIKMPRIRDALDLDSIPAPSTLCKAFDRLEMAVWRVLLNVSLSDLPLNGVTSIDASGFERAHASTHYTKRTNLTIQQLKTTLLVDTATNAVLDVHVTTTRKHDTQIAPQVVKRNAESIAVLTGDKGYDDQKLRRLASDHDIRPLIKHREFISLHKAWNARLDGDLYHQRNMNETVNAAIKQKFGAFVRSRLWWKQFRELVIKCVVHKLERGLTIAFKEGECQ
- a CDS encoding helix-turn-helix domain-containing protein; translated protein: MPHTRLKFKLPGGAFEFSTDHPDEEFRILAAFPIDDELFVAFEAPIENHQAVLRYFDETPLSYDVLHTDEQSVLLQYEMPFIPPPLRAVLASGNLVQFPLTLRDGWIAFDLTTSHERLSMLKAEFEDAGFTYEVVSVTQSTQPTDLLTDRQRRFMIEALQRGYYDSPRECSLTDLAGELEVSKSTASRVLHNAEETVVKEFFAELIE
- a CDS encoding carboxymuconolactone decarboxylase family protein, with translation MVTRLEPIEKPDGLKMRLIYWMMRRKFGKVMIPLKVVIARMPGSLGLIRKLQKFHKRIPLDPELKLMVRTLISENNGCGYCLDLGESEANRENLGMGKFNALAEYQTSPLFSDRERAALAYAEELTRHKNVSDATFEELRKHFNDREIVEITWLNAMQNFTNLVTIPLEIESDGLCAIAQSEIQMEHDERSPMQNARE
- a CDS encoding DoxX family protein; translation: MALTLSTAHMGVTILTIVAVGISAVGFFRPPEVLLKDMVEVDVKESWLPMLGTLKAAGALGLLIGIGVPIPSIGTAAAVGLVVYFVGASIVHLRAGDYSVSGQHVFLLLAVATLVLDLVS